One Isoptericola dokdonensis DS-3 genomic window, CGGATCGCTACCGGGCTGGTCCCCCGGCCGGAAGGCCTCTACCCCACGTTCACCGAGATCCTGTGGTCCTGGGTCGAGCACGTCGACGTCGGCGACGCGAGCCGCGACGACCTCGCGGGCCAGCTCTACCTGGAACGTCCCGAGGTGGCCGCCAAGCGGATCGCCTGGTGGACGATGCTCGTGCTGAGCGTCGCCATCGCGACGCTCGCCGTCCTGCAGGACTCCACGGCCGTGGTCATCGGCGCGATGCTGGTGGCGCCCCTCATGACGCCGATCCTCGGGCTCTCCGCCGCGCTGGTCAGCGGCTGGGCGGCCCGCACGCTGCGCTCCCTCGGCCTGATCGTCGCGGGTGTGGTCGTGGCGGTCGGGCTCGCGTTCGTCATCTCGTCGTGGGTCCCTGCCGTGGTGCCGTTCGACAGCAACTCGCAGATCTCCTCGCGGGTCGACCCGACGCTGCTCGACATGCTGGTCGCGCTGGCCGCCGGCGCGGCGGGGGCGTTCGCGACGGCTGACCGCCGGGTCGCGTCCTCGCTCGGAGGCGTGGCCATCGCCGTCGCGCTGGTGCCCCCGCTGTCCGTCGTCGGGGTGGCCCTCGGTGCGGGTCGCCCCGACGACGCCGCGGGCGCCCTGCTGCTGTTCGGCACGAACTTCGTCTCGATCGTGCTGTCCGCCGCGGCCGTGTTCGTCCTCATGGGCGTCGCGGACCCGGCCGCCCTGCGGCGTGGCGGACGACGGATCGCCCTGACGCTCGCCCCGTTCGTCGCCGCGGCGCTGCTCATCCTGCTGCCCCTGCTGCTCACGACCGACGGGCTGCTCACCACCACCGGCCAGCAGCGCACGGCGCAGGACGTCGTCACCACCTGGCTCGGCGACGACACCGGCCTGCGGCTGGCCGACGTCACCGTCGCGGGCGACACCGTCTCCGTCGCCCTCACCGGCGCGTCCGACGACCTGCCGTCCCTGGAGGACCTGCGCACCGCTCTCGACGACGCCCTGGACGGCTCGTGGGCCGTCGAGGTCGCCGTCACGCCCGTCGTCACCGAACGGCTGCCCGCGGCGGGGTGAACGTCACGGACCGATGAGTCCCGGCCCCCCACCCGGTCCACCCCACGACGCCGCACCCGCGGCGGGGACGGACCGGACCATGACCACGCACCTCACCACCCTGCACGCCGTCGCGATCCCGGTGCGTGACCAGGACGCCGCCCTGCGGTTCTACACCAGCACGCTGGGGCTGGAGGTCCGGCTCGACGCGCTCCTTGCCGAGGGCTTCCGCTGGCTCGAGGTCGCACCACCGGGTGCGGCCGTGCACCTCGCACTCGTCCACGCCGACGCCGACTTCCCCGCCGGCCGGGACACGGGGATCCGGCTCGTCTCGACGGACGCCGCCGCGGACCACGCCGCCCTCGCCGCCGCGGGTGTCGACGTCGGGGATCTGCTCCTGTGGGAGACGGCGCCGCCGATGTTCCACCTGCGCGACCTGGACGGCAACATCCTGTACGTCCTGGAGCCGCCGGCCTGACGACCCGGGCGCTCAGCGCCGCAGGCGCATCGGGGTGTGGGGGATGTCGTCCTCCAGGTACTCCGGGCCGTCCGCGACGAACCCGAACCGCCCGTAGAACCCGACCAGCGGGGACTGCGCGCCCAGCACGACGTCCTGGTCCGGCGCGGCGTGCGTCGCGGCGTCGACGGCGGCCCGCATCAGGTCGCCCGACGCGC contains:
- a CDS encoding VOC family protein — its product is MTTHLTTLHAVAIPVRDQDAALRFYTSTLGLEVRLDALLAEGFRWLEVAPPGAAVHLALVHADADFPAGRDTGIRLVSTDAAADHAALAAAGVDVGDLLLWETAPPMFHLRDLDGNILYVLEPPA
- a CDS encoding DUF389 domain-containing protein; translation: MSQTPSAGTAPQQPPTSFAALLAHPRGLVNPSTVGGAVALGVGLVLVLVPSLSHDLTEALLSVGLLVSGANDVWVTARRRHLRTATRVTAALRGVAAIALALVFLLDSQDALEAVIVLGTVFLLLRSLLTLLLAVVSRDRGRRAPRYAAGAVGLAFAVLLIATPAVYIDWIAAVVGLAAVVGGTITLAYGYRIATGLVPRPEGLYPTFTEILWSWVEHVDVGDASRDDLAGQLYLERPEVAAKRIAWWTMLVLSVAIATLAVLQDSTAVVIGAMLVAPLMTPILGLSAALVSGWAARTLRSLGLIVAGVVVAVGLAFVISSWVPAVVPFDSNSQISSRVDPTLLDMLVALAAGAAGAFATADRRVASSLGGVAIAVALVPPLSVVGVALGAGRPDDAAGALLLFGTNFVSIVLSAAAVFVLMGVADPAALRRGGRRIALTLAPFVAAALLILLPLLLTTDGLLTTTGQQRTAQDVVTTWLGDDTGLRLADVTVAGDTVSVALTGASDDLPSLEDLRTALDDALDGSWAVEVAVTPVVTERLPAAG